A stretch of the Diprion similis isolate iyDipSimi1 chromosome 14, iyDipSimi1.1, whole genome shotgun sequence genome encodes the following:
- the LOC124415053 gene encoding 15-hydroxyprostaglandin dehydrogenase [NAD(+)]-like, giving the protein MQVENKTALITGGANGIGFACATELLRNGAAHVAILDLATSPGVESALKLNAEFGEGRGIFIVCDVTKAREFEAAFAKTTDEFGGLDIVINNAGIVNESMWELMIDVNLKAVVRGTILGLQHLGKDRGGKGGVIVNIASVAGLDPFDWFPVYAAAKHGVVGLSRSFGATYHYEKTGVRVIAICPSFTETRFSADGGNDFGPFVDRGLVINKLMQQPLQKPEVVGKALVEIVQRGESGSVWISENSEPVCEVFIPNRFSLMASSKMRK; this is encoded by the exons ATGCAAGTAGAAAACAAAACTGCATTGATTACCGGAGGAGCAAACGGGATAGGCTTCGCCTGTGCTACGGAACTTCTACGAAATGGAGCTGCG CATGTAGCGATTCTTGACTTGGCGACATCCCCAGGCGTAGAATCGGCTCTTAAATTAAACGCCGAATTTGGCGAAGGACGCGGGATCTTCATTGTTTGTGATGTGACAAAAGCCAGGGAGTTCGAAG CTGCGTTCGCCAAAACTACCGATGAATTCGGTGGACTTGATATCGTGATCAACAACGCTGGAATTGTCAACGAATCGATGTGGGAATTGATGATCGACGTTAATCTA AAGGCCGTTGTGAGGGGAACGATTCTGGGTCTTCAGCACCTAGGAAAGGACAGAGGTGGTAAAGGTGGCGTCATCGTCAATATTGCATCTGTCGCTGGCTTGGATCCTTTTGACTGGTTTCCAGTCTACGCCGCAGCCAAACATGGCGTAGTTGGCTTAAGTCGATCGTTTGGG GCAACTTACCATTATGAAAAAACTGGTGTTCGAGTGATAGCAATTTGCCCTTCATTCACAGAGACGAgattttcagctgatggtggTAACGATTTTGGTCCATTCGTGGACCGAGGATTGGTTATAAACAAACTCATGCAACAACCACTGCAAAA GCCGGAGGTCGTTGGTAAGGCTTTGGTGGAAATCGTTCAAAGAGGTGAAAGTGGCAGCGTCTGGATATCGGAGAATAGTGAACCGGTCTGCGAAGTTTTCATCCCCAATCGCTTCAGCCTGATGGCATCTTCCAAGATGCGGAAGTAG
- the LOC124414498 gene encoding 15-hydroxyprostaglandin dehydrogenase [NAD(+)]-like has protein sequence MQCFEKFNDWSMCPILSADIIEVMQYQESILANVDHYFQEILQDRSCAVEIMLVPERMDHIANKIVLVTGGADGIGFAYARRFLQNGAAHVAILDLANSNGDEAVKKLEKEFGKGTAIFIVCDVTKAEDFEGGFAKTVKEFGGLDIVINNAGIMDDSRWEMEINLNITAVVRGTLLGFEYMGKDKGGKGGTIVNVSSILGIVPIWTFPVYSSTKHAVIGLSRSFGHPHHFGKTAVRIMVMCPSATATQLMTNNPESTLDCLTPDNVREALADFPIQKPEAVADGMMQMIRDGDNGSVWVVQAGKPPYEAQMLDQAVEKVKG, from the exons ATGcaatgt ttcgaaaaatttaatgacTGGTCAATGTGTCCAATCTTATCAGCAGATATTATTGAGGTTATGCAATATCAAGAGTCGATATTGGCGAACGTCGATCATTACTTCCAAGAAATTCTCCAGGACCGGTCTTGTGCGGTTGAA ATAATGCTCGTAccagaaa GAATGGATCATATAGCAAATAAAATTGTACTGGTCACAGGCGGAGCCGATGGAATCGGCTTTGCCTACGCCAgaagatttttacaaaacGGAGCTGCG CACGTGGCTATTCTCGATTTGGCCAATTCCAACGGTGACGaagcggtgaaaaaattggagaagGAATTCGGAAAGGGAACGGCGATATTCATCGTATGCGACGTGACGAAGGCCGAGGATTTTGAGG GTGGATTCGCTAAGACAGTGAAAGAATTCGGCGGACTTGACATCGTGATCAACAACGCTGGAATAATGGACGACTCGCGGTGGGAAATGGAGATAAATTTAAACATC ACTGCCGTAGTGCGCGGAACGCTACTGGGCTTCGAGTACATGGGAAAAGACAAAGGTGGTAAGGGTGGAACCATAGTGAACGTCTCTTCGATATTGGGCATCGTCCCAATTTGGACTTTCCCAGTTTACTCGAGTACCAAACACGCGGTCATTGGTCTAAGTCGTTCGTTCGGA CACCCGCATCACTTCGGTAAAACAGCCGTCCGAATAATGGTGATGTGTCCAAGCGCCACGGCTACCCAACTGATGACCAACAACCCAGAAAGTACGCTGGACTGTCTGACTCCGGATAACGTTAGGGAAGCTCTGGCCGATTTCCCAATCCAAAA ACCGGAAGCGGTAGCCGATGGGATGATGCAGATGATCAGAGACGGGGATAACGGCAGTGTCTGGGTGGTTCAGGCAGGAAAACCACCCTATGAAGCTCAGATGCTTGATCAGGCAGTGGAGAAAGTCAAGGGCTGA
- the LOC124414497 gene encoding uncharacterized protein LOC124414497 codes for MDIKGKIALVTGGANGIGFAYVKELLRNGAAKVAILDLATSNGMEVAKNLNSEFGHGKVIFVASDVTKTKEFEAGFAKAFEECGGLDIVINNAGIMDDTKWELMVDINYNGVVRGTLLGLKYMGKNMGGKGGTIVNVSSIVGCQPSPIFPIYAGTKYAVIGLTRSFAAPENYNNTGVRLLAICPDVTETQLITKSVGRSLSIINTNSVTETFSEMQSTESVAKAMMQIIREGENGSSWLVTNAEPPCEVDIPDKVVRKVTYTDMDVKGKTALITGGANGIGFAYAVELLRNGVARVAILDLANSNGDKAVRKLENQFGNGKAMFIVCDVTKAQQLEDAFAKIIEDFGGLDIVVNNAGIMDDNRWELEININVTALVRGTLLGLKYMGIDNGGKGGTIVNVSSIAGVIPLLIFPVYCATKHAVIGLTRSFGQPYHYEKTNVRVIAICPSVTNTQLMTEAEDRKLDGITVDVIPADKALLPLQSVENVARGLLYILRVAEPGTSWLVEKEKQPELIVIPDEPVTQT; via the exons ATGGATATTAAGGGTAAAATCGCACTCGTAACAGGAGGAGCCAACGGCATAGGTTTTGCCTACGTTAAGGAACTCTTACGTAACGGAGCCGCA AAAGTGGCCATTCTTGATTTGGCGACCTCAAATGGCATGGAAGTGGCGAAAAATCTGAACTCCGAATTCGGACATGGAAAGGTGATCTTCGTCGCCAGTGACGTGACGAAAACCAAGGAGTTCGAAG CCGGATTCGCCAAGGCGTTCGAAGAATGCGGTGGACTCGATATCGTGATAAACAATGCCGGGATAATGGACGACACGAAATGGGAGCTCATGGTCGATATTAACTAC AACGGAGTTGTGCGCGGAACTTTGCTGGGTCTGAAATACATGGGGAAAAACATGGGCGGCAAGGGAGGAACCATTGTCAACGTATCTTCAATCGTAGGCTGCCAGCCGTCTCCCATTTTCCCCATTTATGCTGGGACCAAATACGCCGTTATCGGTCTCACCCGATCATTCGCG GCACCAGAAAACTACAACAACACAGGCGTTCGATTACTAGCAATATGTCCGGACGTTACCGAAACCCAACTTATAACCAAGAGTGTCGGACGGTCGCTGAGCATAATAAACACGAATTCGGTGACAGAAACCTTCAGCGAAATGCAATC AACGGAAAGCGTCGCCAAAGCTATGATGCAGATTATTCGCGAAGGAGAAAACGGCAGTTCTTGGCTGGTGACGAATGCTGAACCACCCTGCGAGGTCGACATTCCTGACAAGGTTGTGCGAAAGGTTA CTTATACCGATATGGACGTCAAAGGAAAAACTGCGCTCATCACCGGCGGGGCCAATGGAATAGGCTTCGCCTACGCTGTGGAATTATTGCGCAATGGAGTTGCG cGTGTGGCGATTTTGGATCTTGCAAACTCGAACGGCGATAAAGCGGTGAGAAAATTGgagaatcaattcggaaatgGGAAGGCGATGTTCATCGTCTGCGACGTGACGAAGGCACAGCAGCTTGAAG ATGCGTTCGCCAAGATTATCGAGGACTTTGGGGGACTTGACATAGTCGTGAACAACGCTGGCATAATGGACGATAATCGATGGGAACTTGAGATAAACATCAACGTC ACTGCACTGGTTCGTGGAACGTTGCTGGGCCTGAAGTACATGGGAATAGACAACGGAGGCAAGGGAGGAACGATTGTGAACGTCTCTTCGATCGCTGGCGTAATCCCATTGCTGATATTCCCGGTTTACTGCGCTACGAAACACGCCGTCATTGGTCTAACTCGATCATTCGGG CAACCTTATCACTACGAGAAAACCAACGTCAGAGTCATCGCGATCTGTCCGAGCGTCACGAATACGCAATTGATGACCGAGGCTGAAGATCGAAAACTCGACGGCATAACCGTGGATGTGATTCCTGCAGACAAGGCTTTGCTGCCCCTGCAATC TGTCGAGAACGTGGCCAGAGGCCTCTTGTACATTTTACGTGTCGCTGAACCCGGTACTTCCTGGCTTGTTGAGAAGGAAAAACAGCCAGAGCTGATCGTCATTCCTGATGAACCCGTGACGCAGACCTAA